A stretch of Meiothermus sp. Pnk-1 DNA encodes these proteins:
- a CDS encoding fucose isomerase, with translation MSPYRLPPLSEPPKAQPGEVYLVASGDLRPSANQTCWPAQEEMERKLAQVFTEYGFRVVRAHPYDPVERHGFISSQKMGMEVFQRIPPEAPLVVAEAVWQYSHHVLPGLRDHQGPILTVANWSGQWPGLVGMLNLNGCLTKVGVKYSSLWSEDFTDAFFRRGLKEWLETGQISHDQSHVRDLDPARLPRAERELGEALARQLRREKAILGVFDEGCMGMYNAILDDELLNPCGLYKERLSQSALLAEMRRVRDEEARAAYQWLLDRGMQFKLGDDEASELTLSQVLEQLKMYIAAVRMAHDFGCDAIGIQYQQGLKDMAPASDLAEGLLNNVERPPVLSRDGRAELYANQALPHFNEVDEGAAVDALVTNRVWRAMGFDPATTLHDLRWGERYVGDGLDAFVWVFMISGAAPPSHFIGGYRGAESLRQPPMYFPLGGGTLRGVSKPGEIVWSRVFVMEGALHVDLGRATVVALPEGETQRRWRLTTPEWPIMHAVLHGVSRDQMMAKHKANHIQVAYAPSAAEADRALAAKAAMFAAMGLRVHLCGEVGWSGE, from the coding sequence ATGAGCCCTTACCGCCTGCCCCCCCTTTCCGAACCCCCCAAAGCCCAGCCCGGCGAGGTCTATCTGGTGGCCAGCGGCGACCTGCGTCCCTCGGCCAACCAGACCTGCTGGCCGGCCCAGGAGGAGATGGAACGCAAGCTGGCGCAGGTCTTCACCGAGTACGGCTTCCGGGTCGTGCGGGCCCACCCCTACGACCCCGTCGAGCGCCACGGCTTCATCTCGAGCCAGAAGATGGGCATGGAGGTCTTCCAGCGCATCCCCCCCGAAGCCCCTTTGGTGGTGGCCGAGGCGGTCTGGCAGTACAGCCACCACGTCCTCCCCGGCTTGCGCGACCACCAAGGCCCCATCCTCACCGTGGCCAACTGGAGCGGGCAGTGGCCGGGGCTGGTGGGGATGCTCAACCTCAACGGCTGCCTCACCAAGGTGGGTGTGAAGTACAGCAGCCTCTGGAGCGAGGACTTCACCGACGCCTTCTTCCGGCGGGGGCTCAAGGAATGGCTCGAGACCGGCCAGATCAGCCACGACCAAAGCCACGTGCGCGACCTAGACCCCGCGCGGCTGCCGAGGGCCGAGCGGGAGCTGGGGGAGGCCCTGGCCAGGCAGCTTCGGCGCGAGAAGGCCATCCTGGGCGTCTTCGACGAGGGCTGCATGGGGATGTACAACGCCATCCTCGACGACGAGCTGCTAAATCCCTGCGGCCTCTACAAGGAGCGCCTGTCGCAATCGGCGCTGCTGGCCGAGATGCGGCGGGTGAGAGACGAGGAGGCCCGCGCGGCCTACCAGTGGCTTCTGGACCGGGGGATGCAGTTTAAGCTAGGCGACGACGAGGCCAGCGAGCTCACCCTTTCCCAGGTGCTCGAGCAGCTCAAGATGTACATCGCCGCCGTGCGCATGGCCCACGACTTCGGCTGCGACGCCATCGGCATCCAGTACCAGCAGGGCCTCAAGGACATGGCCCCGGCCTCGGACTTGGCTGAGGGCCTCTTGAATAACGTAGAGCGCCCGCCGGTCCTGAGCCGCGACGGCCGGGCGGAGCTCTACGCCAACCAAGCCCTGCCCCACTTCAACGAGGTGGACGAGGGCGCGGCGGTGGACGCGCTGGTGACCAACCGGGTCTGGCGGGCCATGGGCTTCGACCCGGCCACCACGCTGCACGACCTGCGCTGGGGCGAGCGCTACGTGGGGGATGGCCTGGACGCTTTCGTCTGGGTCTTCATGATCTCCGGGGCCGCTCCCCCCTCGCACTTCATCGGGGGCTACCGGGGGGCCGAGAGCCTGCGTCAGCCGCCCATGTACTTCCCCTTGGGGGGCGGAACCTTGAGGGGGGTGAGCAAGCCCGGCGAGATCGTGTGGTCGCGGGTTTTCGTGATGGAAGGAGCCCTGCACGTCGATCTGGGCCGGGCCACGGTGGTCGCCCTGCCCGAGGGGGAGACCCAGCGGCGCTGGCGGCTCACCACCCCAGAGTGGCCCATCATGCACGCGGTGCTGCACGGGGTGAGCCGCGACCAGATGATGGCGAAGCACAAGGCCAACCACATCCAGGTGGCCTACGCCCCTTCGGCGGCGGAGGCCGACCGGGCTTTGGCCGCCAAGGCGGCCATGTTTGCGGCCATGGGCCTCCGGGTACACCTGTGCGGGGAAGTGGGGTGGAGCGGTGAGTAA
- a CDS encoding aldo/keto reductase, with product MSKPGDEVALRGGLRLTRLGLGVGTLGSLFQPVSDEAAQAVLEAAWEGGIRYYDAAPWYGFGLAEERLGHFLAGRIGYVVSTKVGRLLRAGAPPHPSQFDARGEPVFKTPSRLNVVYDYTYDGFMRSLEESLGRLGLDRVDILLIHDPDVAGLSVREVMEGGYKALFELREQGVVRAIGAGMNQWEMLLEFAREGDFDLFLLAGRYTLLEQESLREFLPLCVKKGIGVVIGGVYNSGLLANPRPGAHYNYAEVPTHVLQRALRIQAVCHRHGVPLKAAAIQFPLGHPAVVSVLTAGRTPEQLEENLSMFQIPIPQDLWAELKAEGLLAEAAPVPT from the coding sequence GTGAGTAAACCCGGCGATGAGGTTGCGTTGAGGGGTGGCCTACGCCTCACCCGGCTCGGCCTGGGCGTGGGCACCCTGGGGAGCCTGTTCCAGCCGGTCTCGGACGAAGCGGCCCAGGCCGTGCTGGAGGCGGCCTGGGAAGGGGGGATCCGCTACTATGACGCCGCCCCCTGGTACGGTTTCGGCCTGGCCGAGGAGCGGTTGGGCCACTTCCTGGCCGGTCGAATCGGATACGTGGTCTCGACCAAGGTCGGGCGCCTGCTGCGCGCGGGCGCACCGCCCCATCCCAGCCAATTTGATGCCAGGGGTGAGCCGGTCTTCAAGACGCCCTCGCGCCTGAACGTGGTCTACGACTACACCTACGACGGCTTCATGCGCTCGCTGGAGGAGAGCCTAGGGCGCCTGGGCCTCGACCGGGTCGACATTCTGCTCATCCACGACCCCGACGTGGCGGGACTGAGTGTGCGCGAGGTGATGGAGGGGGGGTACAAAGCCCTCTTCGAGCTCAGGGAGCAGGGCGTGGTGCGGGCCATCGGTGCGGGCATGAACCAGTGGGAGATGCTCCTCGAGTTCGCGCGCGAAGGCGACTTCGACCTGTTTTTGCTGGCCGGGCGCTACACCCTCTTGGAGCAGGAGTCCCTGCGGGAATTCCTCCCCCTGTGCGTCAAGAAGGGCATCGGGGTGGTCATCGGCGGCGTGTACAACAGCGGGCTTTTGGCCAACCCCCGGCCCGGCGCGCACTACAACTACGCCGAAGTCCCCACCCACGTGCTGCAGCGGGCCCTGCGCATCCAGGCGGTGTGCCATCGGCACGGGGTGCCCTTGAAGGCCGCGGCCATCCAGTTTCCCCTGGGCCACCCGGCGGTGGTCTCGGTGCTCACCGCCGGCCGAACCCCCGAGCAGCTCGAGGAGAACCTCTCCATGTTCCAGATCCCCATCCCCCAAGACCTCTGGGCCGAGCTCAAAGCGGAGGGGCTCTTGGCCGAGGCAGCCCCGGTCCCCACCTGA
- a CDS encoding SDR family oxidoreductase, whose protein sequence is MAGRLAGKTALITAAGQGIGRATAELFIREGARVVATDLHPGLLQGLPCRTERLDVTDRSAIFALIGALERLDVLVNVAGYVHHGTILECGEEDWDFSFDLNARSMFWTMQAAIPKMLERRGGAIVNLSSVASSLKGVPSRFVYSATKAAVIGMTKAVAADFVTQGIRCNAICPGTIDSPSWRERVAEQARRSGQSEETVRQAFIARQPMGRVGRPEEVAQLALYLASDESAFTTGAVYVIDGGWSM, encoded by the coding sequence ATGGCAGGAAGGCTCGCTGGCAAAACCGCCTTGATCACCGCCGCCGGCCAGGGCATCGGCCGGGCCACGGCCGAGCTTTTCATCCGGGAAGGAGCCCGGGTCGTCGCCACCGACCTCCACCCCGGGTTACTCCAGGGGCTCCCTTGCCGCACCGAGCGGCTCGACGTGACCGACCGTTCGGCTATCTTCGCGCTCATAGGCGCGCTCGAGCGCCTGGATGTGCTGGTCAACGTGGCCGGCTACGTCCACCACGGCACGATCCTGGAGTGCGGCGAGGAGGACTGGGACTTCTCCTTCGACCTGAACGCCCGCTCGATGTTCTGGACCATGCAAGCCGCCATTCCTAAGATGCTCGAGCGGCGGGGCGGGGCGATCGTCAACCTCTCCAGCGTGGCCTCCTCGCTCAAGGGGGTACCGAGCCGCTTCGTCTACAGCGCCACCAAGGCCGCGGTGATCGGCATGACCAAGGCGGTAGCCGCCGACTTCGTCACCCAGGGTATCCGCTGCAACGCCATCTGCCCCGGCACCATCGACTCCCCCTCCTGGAGGGAGCGGGTGGCCGAACAAGCCCGCCGCAGCGGCCAGAGCGAGGAGACGGTGCGCCAGGCTTTCATCGCCCGGCAGCCCATGGGCCGGGTGGGCCGGCCCGAGGAGGTGGCCCAGCTGGCCCTCTACCTGGCCTCGGACGAGTCGGCCTTCACCACCGGGGCGGTGTACGTCATCGACGGCGGCTGGAGCATGTGA
- a CDS encoding amidohydrolase, producing MVIDAHQHFIYPSRIHYPWLEEEALSPIRRDFTPEDLQPLLRESGVERTILVQTRSSLEETHFFLEIAAQSGFVAGVVGWVNLTDPSVGEVLDEVLASPHGRYLVGLRHQVHDEEDPCWLLQDAVQQGLEELGRRGLVYDFLTRTRELPACLETARGHPEVRFVVDHLAKPNIREGQWAEWVERLAPLSELPNVWVKLSGLVTEADWQRWRPQDLRPYVQEALRLFGPERCLFGSDWPVCLLAGSYAEVKGALEAILEQSGLERASAEWKGIFGTNAATVYRVTS from the coding sequence ATGGTCATCGATGCCCACCAGCACTTCATCTACCCCAGCCGGATCCACTACCCCTGGCTGGAGGAGGAGGCCCTCTCCCCCATCCGGCGCGACTTTACTCCGGAGGACTTGCAGCCTCTGCTGAGGGAGAGCGGGGTGGAGCGGACCATCCTGGTACAGACGCGCTCGAGCCTCGAGGAGACCCACTTCTTCCTGGAGATCGCCGCCCAGAGTGGCTTCGTAGCCGGGGTGGTGGGTTGGGTCAACCTGACCGACCCCAGCGTGGGCGAGGTTCTTGACGAGGTGCTGGCCTCCCCCCACGGGCGCTACCTGGTGGGCCTGCGCCACCAGGTCCACGACGAGGAAGACCCCTGCTGGCTCCTCCAAGACGCCGTGCAGCAGGGCCTGGAGGAGCTGGGACGGCGGGGGCTGGTCTACGACTTCCTCACCCGCACCCGCGAGCTGCCAGCCTGTCTCGAGACCGCCCGCGGCCATCCGGAGGTGCGCTTTGTGGTCGATCACCTGGCCAAGCCGAACATCCGGGAGGGGCAGTGGGCGGAGTGGGTGGAGCGCCTGGCCCCTTTGAGCGAACTCCCCAATGTATGGGTCAAGCTCTCCGGCTTGGTCACCGAGGCCGACTGGCAACGCTGGCGCCCCCAGGACTTGAGGCCCTACGTCCAGGAAGCCCTCCGGCTCTTTGGACCGGAGCGCTGCCTGTTCGGCAGCGATTGGCCGGTCTGCCTCTTGGCCGGAAGTTATGCCGAGGTCAAAGGGGCCTTGGAAGCTATCTTAGAGCAAAGCGGCCTCGAGCGGGCTAGCGCGGAGTGGAAGGGGATCTTCGGCACCAACGCGGCTACGGTCTACAGGGTCACCTCGTGA